In Sulfitobacter sp. W027, a single window of DNA contains:
- a CDS encoding AsmA family protein, translated as MRWIIRGIGALLLIVVIMLGALFLLPGERIARIASDQLSRMTGREVSITGDVDVTLWPVLGVTAGGLEVGNADWTDKGAMLTAANAAIGVDAGALLRGEIRITNIAAQSPVIRLEQRRDGRASWQFTDSASGAQIETESEPTSNRRPLSIQKLTVTDATLIYDAEGADVLRYEGVDLELDWPERGGAADITASMASAGEAVQLTARIDGFADFLEGGVQPLRADVATRGGEVSFDGRGSLNGALAGDLRIDSADTARFLASFGAGGVTLPRGLGQSVDLRSGLTLTADRRLALRNIALDLGGNSLTGQADLALNGTPRITANLRTGALDLSALSEDGAETNGSSSPMEGDGMEGWSRQEINVDWLAAFDGDIALSAESIDLGQLDLGPTRAVLRNDRARMVFELQDMSAYGGKVAGEFVMNNRSGLSVGGKLRAQGVQMRDLLEDAAGVTRFTGDGTAEASFLGSGQSVDAIMRSLNGSGTLTMGRGTIAGIDLDALLGSVDAKGGSTVFDSVEASFDIAGGILRNDDLLMLLPNFNATGAGQVNLGARTLDYTVTPKALRVNASRGGLAVPVRIRGPWADPEIKADLRAAIDLNFAEEKQRAEDVVRQKIQEELNIAPDDSRSTEDIVKDELENALKRELFKLFD; from the coding sequence ATGAGATGGATTATTCGGGGCATCGGCGCGCTGTTGCTGATCGTTGTGATCATGCTGGGGGCGCTGTTCTTGCTGCCCGGCGAACGGATCGCGCGGATCGCTAGTGACCAACTCAGCCGGATGACCGGGCGCGAGGTGTCGATCACCGGAGATGTGGATGTGACGCTCTGGCCGGTGCTGGGGGTGACCGCTGGCGGGCTTGAGGTTGGCAATGCTGACTGGACCGATAAGGGCGCGATGCTGACGGCGGCCAATGCGGCGATCGGGGTGGATGCGGGTGCGCTGCTTCGTGGTGAGATACGCATTACCAATATCGCGGCGCAAAGCCCGGTGATCCGGTTGGAGCAACGCCGCGACGGGCGGGCAAGCTGGCAATTCACCGACAGCGCCAGCGGCGCGCAGATTGAGACAGAGAGCGAGCCGACCTCCAATAGGCGGCCCCTAAGCATCCAAAAACTGACGGTGACAGATGCCACGCTGATCTATGACGCGGAAGGGGCCGATGTGCTGCGTTATGAAGGCGTCGATCTGGAACTTGATTGGCCCGAGCGGGGCGGGGCGGCGGATATTACTGCCAGCATGGCGTCGGCGGGGGAAGCGGTGCAGCTTACCGCGCGGATCGACGGCTTTGCGGATTTTCTCGAGGGCGGCGTGCAGCCCTTGCGTGCGGATGTCGCGACGCGGGGCGGCGAAGTCTCTTTTGACGGGCGCGGATCGCTTAACGGTGCGCTGGCGGGCGACCTGCGGATCGACAGCGCGGATACGGCGCGGTTTCTAGCATCCTTTGGTGCGGGCGGTGTCACGCTGCCGCGGGGCTTGGGGCAGTCGGTCGATCTGCGCAGTGGGCTAACGCTGACGGCAGATCGGCGCTTGGCGCTGCGCAATATCGCGCTGGATTTGGGAGGCAACAGCCTGACCGGGCAAGCCGATCTGGCGCTGAACGGCACACCGAGGATCACCGCAAACCTGCGCACCGGGGCGCTGGACCTCTCGGCCCTGTCGGAAGACGGTGCCGAAACGAATGGCAGCAGCAGCCCAATGGAGGGCGACGGCATGGAGGGCTGGTCCCGGCAAGAAATCAACGTGGACTGGCTTGCCGCTTTTGACGGCGACATCGCGCTGAGCGCGGAAAGCATTGATCTGGGGCAACTCGACCTCGGCCCCACACGGGCCGTGCTGCGCAACGACCGCGCGCGGATGGTGTTCGAACTGCAGGATATGAGCGCCTATGGCGGCAAGGTCGCCGGTGAATTCGTGATGAACAACCGCAGCGGCCTATCCGTGGGGGGCAAGCTGAGGGCGCAGGGCGTGCAGATGCGCGACCTGTTGGAGGATGCCGCCGGAGTGACGCGCTTTACCGGGGACGGGACTGCGGAGGCGTCGTTCCTCGGCTCCGGGCAATCGGTGGATGCGATCATGCGCTCGCTCAATGGCAGTGGGACGCTGACCATGGGGCGCGGCACGATTGCCGGGATCGATCTGGACGCGCTCTTGGGGTCGGTCGATGCCAAGGGCGGCAGTACGGTGTTCGATTCCGTGGAGGCGAGTTTTGACATTGCCGGGGGCATCCTGCGCAATGACGATCTGCTGATGCTGCTGCCGAACTTCAACGCGACCGGGGCAGGGCAGGTCAATCTGGGCGCACGGACGCTCGACTATACCGTCACGCCAAAGGCGCTGCGCGTCAATGCGTCGCGCGGCGGGCTGGCGGTGCCGGTGCGGATCAGGGGGCCTTGGGCCGACCCTGAGATCAAGGCCGATCTGCGCGCTGCGATTGATCTGAACTTTGCCGAAGAAAAGCAGCGGGCTGAGGATGTGGTGCGCCAGAAAATCCAAGAAGAGTTGAACATCGCGCCGGATGACAGCCGCTCGACCGAGGATATCGTGAAGGATGAGCTGGAGAATGCCTTGAAACGCGAGTTGTTCAAACTCTTCGACTAG
- the rimO gene encoding 30S ribosomal protein S12 methylthiotransferase RimO, translating to MSTNPPNLRPDLAPQAKISNPARPGQPTIGMVSLGCPKALVDSERILTRLRAEGYGVSPDYAGADAVIVNTCGFLDSAKAESLDAIGEALTENGKVIVTGCLGAEPDYIREHHPKILAVTGPHQYEQVLDAVHGAVPPSPDPFIDLLPAQQVSLTPRHYSYLKISEGCNHKCKFCIIPDMRGRLQSRPAHAVLREAERLVDNGVKELLVISQDTSAYGVDIKHAEDRGHRAHITDLARDLGSLGAWVRLHYVYPYPHVRKLIPLMAEGLVLPYLDIPFQHAHPDVLKRMARPAAASKTLDEIAAWRDTCPDITLRSTFIVGYPGETEAEFQTLLDWLDEAQLDRVGCFQYENVEGARSKTLPDHVAPEVKQDRWDRFMEKAQAISEAKLAAKVGKRIDVIVDEIDEDAATCRTKADAPEIDGNLFIDEDFQNLKVGDIVTVEAEEAGEYDLWGRQIT from the coding sequence ATGAGCACAAACCCACCCAATCTACGCCCCGACCTCGCCCCGCAGGCGAAGATCAGCAACCCCGCCCGCCCCGGCCAGCCGACCATCGGCATGGTCAGCCTTGGCTGCCCCAAGGCGCTGGTGGATTCTGAACGCATCCTGACGCGGCTGCGCGCCGAGGGCTATGGCGTATCGCCTGATTACGCAGGTGCCGATGCGGTGATCGTGAACACCTGCGGTTTCCTCGACAGTGCCAAGGCCGAGAGTCTCGACGCCATTGGCGAAGCGCTGACCGAAAACGGCAAGGTGATCGTCACCGGCTGCCTCGGGGCCGAGCCCGACTACATCCGCGAGCACCATCCCAAGATCCTCGCCGTCACCGGACCGCATCAATACGAACAGGTGCTCGACGCGGTGCATGGCGCGGTGCCGCCCAGCCCCGACCCATTCATCGATTTGCTGCCCGCGCAACAGGTCTCTCTGACCCCGCGGCACTACAGCTATCTCAAGATTTCCGAGGGCTGTAACCACAAGTGCAAATTCTGCATCATCCCCGACATGCGCGGCCGTCTGCAAAGCCGCCCCGCCCATGCGGTGCTGCGCGAGGCCGAACGGCTGGTCGACAATGGCGTGAAGGAACTGCTGGTCATCAGCCAAGACACCTCCGCCTACGGCGTTGACATCAAACACGCCGAAGATCGCGGCCACCGCGCGCATATCACCGATCTGGCCCGTGACCTCGGCTCGCTTGGTGCATGGGTGCGGCTACACTACGTCTACCCCTACCCCCATGTGCGCAAACTGATCCCGCTCATGGCCGAAGGTCTGGTGCTGCCCTACCTCGACATCCCGTTTCAGCACGCCCACCCGGACGTGCTGAAACGCATGGCGCGGCCCGCGGCAGCGTCCAAGACGCTGGATGAGATCGCCGCATGGCGCGATACCTGCCCCGACATCACCCTGCGCTCGACATTCATCGTCGGCTATCCGGGTGAGACTGAGGCAGAGTTCCAGACCCTGCTCGATTGGCTGGACGAGGCGCAACTCGACCGGGTCGGCTGCTTCCAATACGAAAACGTTGAAGGGGCGCGATCGAAAACCCTGCCCGACCATGTCGCGCCAGAGGTCAAACAAGACCGCTGGGACCGCTTCATGGAAAAGGCGCAGGCCATTTCCGAGGCCAAGCTCGCCGCCAAGGTCGGCAAGCGCATCGACGTGATCGTCGACGAGATCGACGAAGACGCGGCCACCTGCCGCACCAAGGCCGATGCGCCTGAGATCGACGGCAACCTTTTCATCGACGAGGATTTTCAGAACCTCAAAGTCGGCGATATCGTCACCGTCGAAGCTGAAGAGGCCGGCGAATACGATCTTTGGGGACGTCAGATCACCTGA
- a CDS encoding lactoylglutathione lyase family protein produces the protein MTTPRTFSHIGLSVPDLDAAVKFYSEVLGFYVVMQPTEAVEDDTAIGVMCTDVFGPGWGSLRIAHLATADGIGIEIFEFPGNYAPEEKLEHKRHGTFHFAIQDPDVEGLLERIVAAGGKQRMPVREYFPGEKPYRMVYVEDPFGIVFELYSHSYELTYSAGAYV, from the coding sequence ATGACCACCCCCCGTACCTTTTCCCACATCGGCCTATCCGTGCCGGACCTCGACGCCGCCGTGAAGTTTTACTCGGAAGTTCTGGGCTTTTACGTCGTGATGCAGCCCACCGAAGCGGTGGAGGATGACACCGCCATCGGCGTCATGTGCACCGATGTCTTCGGCCCCGGCTGGGGTTCGCTGCGCATTGCCCATCTTGCGACAGCGGATGGTATCGGCATCGAAATCTTCGAATTCCCCGGCAATTACGCCCCAGAGGAAAAGCTGGAGCACAAGCGCCACGGCACCTTCCACTTCGCCATCCAAGACCCGGACGTCGAAGGGTTACTTGAGCGGATCGTCGCGGCGGGCGGCAAGCAGCGGATGCCGGTTCGGGAATATTTCCCGGGCGAGAAACCCTACCGCATGGTCTATGTCGAGGATCCTTTCGGCATCGTGTTCGAGCTTTACAGCCACAGCTATGAGCTGACCTATTCGGCGGGCGCCTACGTCTAA
- a CDS encoding LysR family transcriptional regulator, with translation MLNATWLETFTTLCETGHFTRTAERLNMTQPGVSQHLRKLEDQLDQPLIAREGKSFTLTPAGEALFETGLARRREEQLLRERIATDLPDRGAVHIACSGSFAMLLHPLLLDWMTQAPDLTLHLEAAPQATIRAGLLDGRFDLGVLADDPAHARLEAQHLGREELCLILPVNALEDIESFADLEARGFIAHPDGFAYADDLLQLNFPDSYPGADRMRLRGYVNQIGQIPAAVARGLGYTLLPRSGVETFAAKDQLQLLPLPKRRWHDLWLASRRGRPLPARMRRAADLIAEAATRLH, from the coding sequence ATGCTGAACGCCACTTGGCTTGAGACCTTCACTACCCTTTGCGAAACGGGTCATTTCACCCGCACGGCGGAGCGGCTGAACATGACCCAGCCCGGCGTGTCGCAACATTTGCGCAAGCTTGAGGATCAACTGGACCAACCGCTGATCGCACGGGAGGGAAAAAGTTTTACCCTGACCCCAGCGGGTGAGGCGCTGTTTGAAACGGGCCTAGCCCGCCGCCGCGAAGAGCAGCTTCTGCGCGAACGGATTGCCACTGACCTGCCCGATCGCGGTGCAGTGCATATCGCCTGTTCCGGCAGTTTCGCCATGCTGCTACACCCCCTGCTGTTGGATTGGATGACCCAAGCGCCGGACCTTACCCTGCATCTCGAGGCCGCCCCCCAAGCCACGATCCGCGCCGGGCTGCTGGATGGGCGATTTGATCTCGGCGTTTTGGCCGATGACCCCGCCCACGCTCGGCTGGAAGCCCAGCATTTGGGGCGGGAGGAACTTTGCCTCATCCTGCCGGTTAATGCACTGGAAGATATAGAGAGTTTCGCTGATCTCGAAGCCCGCGGTTTTATCGCGCACCCCGATGGCTTTGCCTACGCCGATGACCTGTTGCAGTTGAATTTCCCCGACAGCTACCCAGGAGCGGACCGGATGCGCCTGCGGGGTTATGTAAATCAGATCGGCCAAATCCCGGCAGCGGTCGCGCGGGGTCTGGGCTATACGCTCTTGCCCCGCAGCGGGGTCGAGACTTTTGCCGCGAAAGACCAACTGCAGCTGCTGCCGTTGCCCAAACGACGCTGGCATGACCTCTGGCTCGCCTCACGTCGCGGACGCCCCTTGCCTGCGCGAATGCGCAGGGCGGCAGACCTCATCGCCGAGGCTGCCACAAGGCTACACTAG
- the trhA gene encoding PAQR family membrane homeostasis protein TrhA, whose product MSYPTSIAETLADGTVHVLSLGFAIPASILLMIHAAGQEGQLTATAVYAACILASFTASAVYHLLPFDRSRAFLGRVDHAAIYFKIAGTYTPLVMVIGSGFAYGILGVVWALAVIGAVAKLWFWRTDARGSLALYLGMGWLSVLLIYPMWHNLPGAALALVAVGGLTYSAGTLIYAHPGMRYQNAIWHVFVLIATACFFAAIALSL is encoded by the coding sequence ATGAGCTATCCGACCTCCATCGCTGAGACTTTAGCTGACGGCACCGTGCATGTGCTCAGCCTCGGTTTTGCTATTCCTGCCAGCATCCTGCTGATGATCCACGCCGCCGGACAAGAGGGGCAGTTGACCGCCACGGCGGTTTACGCCGCCTGCATCCTCGCATCTTTCACCGCCTCCGCCGTCTATCACTTGCTGCCCTTCGACCGCAGCCGCGCCTTTTTAGGCCGTGTCGATCATGCGGCGATCTATTTCAAGATTGCGGGCACCTATACGCCGCTGGTCATGGTAATCGGATCGGGCTTTGCTTACGGCATCCTCGGCGTGGTCTGGGCTTTGGCCGTGATCGGCGCAGTGGCCAAACTCTGGTTCTGGCGCACCGATGCACGTGGATCACTGGCGCTTTACCTCGGGATGGGCTGGCTTTCCGTCCTGCTGATCTATCCGATGTGGCACAATCTGCCCGGTGCCGCACTGGCGCTGGTGGCGGTCGGCGGCCTTACCTATTCGGCGGGTACGCTGATCTACGCTCACCCCGGCATGCGCTATCAAAACGCGATCTGGCATGTCTTTGTGCTGATCGCCACGGCCTGTTTCTTTGCCGCGATTGCGCTGAGCCTCTAG
- a CDS encoding YigZ family protein: MLKLGHVLNDRGSKYAVSGCDARDRAEVDAALKDLKRDKSYAKATHNTWAVLLSDGGPLKGDDGESGAGMVIVRMLEREGLEDHLIVVTRWYGGKHLGGDRFRHVQTCVRAYLDEFAA, from the coding sequence TTGCTCAAACTGGGGCATGTGCTGAACGACCGCGGGTCAAAATACGCGGTGTCGGGCTGTGATGCCCGGGACCGTGCTGAGGTTGACGCGGCGCTGAAAGACCTCAAGCGCGACAAATCCTACGCCAAGGCCACGCATAACACTTGGGCGGTGCTGCTGTCAGACGGCGGCCCGTTGAAGGGTGATGACGGCGAATCCGGTGCCGGGATGGTGATCGTGCGGATGCTGGAGCGGGAAGGGCTGGAGGATCATCTTATCGTGGTGACGCGCTGGTATGGCGGGAAACACCTTGGCGGCGACCGCTTTCGTCATGTCCAGACCTGCGTGCGGGCCTACCTTGATGAATTCGCGGCCTAG
- a CDS encoding M48 family metallopeptidase: protein MNALGAFGVIALLSACDVAPVQTGPILTDRPSTTQAPSPRLNASATARSFVQVIRTLEPVAERECRNRTTGLNCDFNIVVDDRPGQPANAFQTLDKNGRPIVAFTLALIADARNEDELAFVLGHETAHHIAGHIARQQQNAMAGAVIFAGIATLSGGDATAVRTAQELGAEVGARRYSKDFELEADALGTIITARAGYNPLRGAEFFTRIPDPGDRFLGTHPPNSSRIDTVRRTMAGL from the coding sequence ATGAATGCCCTCGGCGCATTTGGCGTCATCGCCCTGCTTTCGGCCTGTGACGTGGCGCCGGTTCAAACGGGACCGATCCTCACCGACAGGCCCAGCACAACGCAGGCGCCCAGCCCAAGGCTGAACGCCAGCGCTACGGCGCGGAGTTTCGTGCAGGTGATCCGGACGCTTGAGCCGGTTGCCGAGCGTGAGTGCCGCAACCGCACCACAGGGTTGAACTGCGATTTCAATATCGTGGTGGATGACCGTCCCGGCCAACCCGCCAACGCGTTCCAAACGCTTGATAAAAATGGCCGTCCGATCGTTGCTTTCACCCTAGCGCTGATCGCAGACGCCCGTAACGAAGATGAATTGGCCTTTGTTCTGGGCCATGAGACCGCGCATCACATTGCAGGCCACATTGCCCGTCAGCAGCAAAACGCCATGGCAGGTGCCGTGATCTTTGCCGGGATCGCCACACTGAGCGGCGGTGACGCGACTGCCGTGCGCACGGCGCAGGAGTTGGGTGCAGAGGTGGGTGCACGACGGTATTCTAAGGACTTTGAACTAGAGGCCGACGCCCTTGGCACGATCATCACTGCGCGGGCCGGCTACAACCCGCTGCGCGGGGCCGAGTTCTTTACCCGCATTCCCGATCCGGGTGATCGTTTCCTTGGCACGCATCCGCCCAACAGTTCCCGGATCGACACCGTGCGCCGTACCATGGCAGGGCTGTGA
- a CDS encoding branched-chain amino acid aminotransferase, producing the protein MATGTDIKTYFNGAWHDGDLPTIKAADHGAWLGTTVFDGARLFDGLAPDLDAHCARINRSAKALMITPTVETEDMIEMCREGLKSYSRDQAVYIRPMYWALAGDELGIVPREGATGFAISLEAIPMAPPEAATSLTRTRFRRPVLEDNVVNAKAGCLYPNNARMMVEARSKGFGNALVADAMGNVAESASANVFMVKDGEVFTPIPNGTFLAGITRARHMSNMREAGMKVHETVLSFDDFHAADEVFLSGNMMKVTPVSAFDDTQYGTGANQNPVTRQVREMYWDWAASQRG; encoded by the coding sequence ATGGCCACCGGCACAGACATCAAAACCTACTTCAACGGCGCATGGCACGACGGCGATCTGCCCACTATCAAGGCGGCGGACCACGGCGCATGGCTGGGCACTACCGTATTCGACGGGGCGCGGCTGTTTGACGGACTCGCCCCCGATCTGGATGCGCATTGCGCCCGGATCAACCGCTCTGCCAAGGCGCTGATGATCACACCAACGGTCGAGACCGAGGACATGATCGAAATGTGCCGTGAAGGGCTGAAGAGCTATTCGCGCGATCAAGCAGTCTATATCCGTCCGATGTATTGGGCGTTGGCCGGCGATGAGCTGGGCATCGTGCCGCGCGAAGGTGCGACCGGCTTCGCCATCAGCCTTGAGGCGATCCCCATGGCCCCGCCAGAGGCCGCGACCAGCCTCACCCGCACCCGCTTCCGCCGCCCGGTGCTGGAGGACAACGTGGTCAACGCCAAGGCGGGCTGCCTCTACCCCAACAACGCCCGCATGATGGTCGAGGCACGTTCCAAGGGCTTCGGCAACGCACTCGTGGCCGATGCCATGGGCAATGTCGCCGAAAGCGCCAGCGCGAACGTCTTTATGGTCAAAGATGGTGAGGTTTTCACCCCCATCCCCAATGGCACCTTCCTTGCCGGGATCACCCGCGCGCGGCATATGTCGAACATGCGCGAGGCGGGCATGAAGGTGCATGAGACCGTCCTCAGCTTTGACGATTTCCATGCAGCCGATGAGGTGTTCCTGTCGGGCAATATGATGAAGGTCACCCCCGTCAGCGCCTTCGACGACACGCAATATGGCACCGGGGCGAACCAGAACCCGGTGACCCGCCAAGTGCGCGAAATGTATTGGGATTGGGCCGCAAGTCAGCGCGGCTGA
- a CDS encoding universal stress protein: MRKFLVVLDDSTECLNAMRFAALRAARTGGGVAVLSVIPPEEFNHWIGVGDLMREEARERIEVHFEVFAKWMRDKQGVDPELIIREGEPTDEIIQQLSDDPDIGVLVLGASGDRKKGPGPLVTQLSRSAGALPVPITIVPGDLSKERLEAIT; this comes from the coding sequence ATGCGGAAATTCCTAGTGGTGCTGGACGATAGCACTGAATGTCTGAATGCCATGCGCTTTGCCGCCCTGCGCGCGGCGCGCACCGGGGGCGGCGTGGCTGTCCTGTCGGTGATCCCGCCGGAAGAGTTCAACCATTGGATCGGTGTCGGTGACCTGATGCGCGAAGAGGCCCGGGAACGGATCGAAGTGCATTTCGAGGTTTTCGCCAAATGGATGCGCGACAAACAGGGCGTCGATCCTGAGTTGATCATCCGCGAAGGCGAGCCCACGGATGAGATTATCCAACAGCTTTCAGACGACCCGGACATCGGTGTGCTGGTGCTCGGCGCCAGCGGTGACCGCAAGAAAGGCCCCGGCCCGCTGGTCACGCAATTGTCGCGCTCTGCCGGTGCCTTGCCAGTGCCGATCACCATTGTGCCGGGTGATCTCAGTAAGGAACGGCTGGAGGCAATCACCTGA
- a CDS encoding NifU family protein, translating to MFIQTESTPNPATLKFLPGQTVLEMGTADFPTPDAGATSPLAQRLFAVEGVTGVFFGTDFVTVTKQDAVEWDHVKPALLGAIMEHFQSGEPVMASDHQPTSGHAAHDGEDGEIVGQIKELLDSRVRPAVAQDGGDITFHGFERGVVYLHMQGACAGCPSSTLTLKMGIENLLRHYIPEVTEVRPVA from the coding sequence ATGTTCATCCAGACCGAATCCACTCCGAACCCCGCAACGCTCAAGTTCCTGCCGGGTCAGACCGTGCTGGAGATGGGCACCGCTGATTTCCCGACCCCCGATGCCGGGGCGACATCGCCGCTGGCCCAACGGCTCTTTGCAGTTGAGGGTGTGACGGGCGTGTTCTTCGGCACCGATTTCGTTACTGTGACCAAACAAGACGCCGTGGAATGGGACCATGTGAAGCCCGCCCTGCTGGGCGCGATCATGGAACACTTTCAATCCGGTGAGCCGGTCATGGCCTCCGACCACCAGCCCACATCGGGCCACGCCGCACATGACGGTGAGGATGGTGAAATCGTCGGCCAGATCAAAGAGTTGCTGGACAGCCGGGTGCGTCCTGCCGTTGCCCAAGATGGTGGCGACATCACCTTCCACGGCTTTGAGCGCGGCGTTGTCTATCTGCACATGCAAGGTGCCTGCGCCGGGTGCCCATCTTCCACGCTAACGCTGAAAATGGGCATCGAAAACCTGCTGCGCCACTACATCCCCGAGGTGACAGAGGTTCGCCCGGTTGCCTGA
- the tsaB gene encoding tRNA (adenosine(37)-N6)-threonylcarbamoyltransferase complex dimerization subunit type 1 TsaB — MPEHSASGPLILAFDTSAAHCAAALLLGDRVLAARVEPMTKGQAERLLVLCEELLDEANVAYGDLTALGVGIGPGNFTGIRIAVSAARGLALGLGIPAVGVDAFDALREGHTGPCACAVDARREQVFLQGFDNAAISTPALYDAATLPIFTGPLIGSGGEPPAMPVAEAIARITARRYDNTPPRPAPLYLRPADAAPARDAAPVLLP, encoded by the coding sequence TTGCCTGAGCATAGCGCAAGCGGGCCGCTGATTCTGGCCTTCGACACATCGGCCGCGCATTGCGCGGCCGCTTTGCTGTTGGGCGACCGGGTGCTGGCGGCACGGGTTGAACCGATGACCAAGGGCCAAGCCGAACGGCTGCTGGTTCTTTGCGAAGAACTGCTGGATGAGGCCAATGTGGCCTATGGCGACCTCACGGCGCTTGGCGTCGGCATCGGTCCGGGCAATTTCACCGGCATCCGCATCGCCGTCTCCGCCGCGCGAGGGCTGGCGCTTGGCCTTGGCATTCCAGCGGTCGGGGTCGATGCCTTTGACGCTTTGCGGGAGGGCCATACCGGCCCCTGCGCCTGCGCCGTTGATGCTCGCCGCGAACAGGTCTTCCTTCAAGGCTTTGACAACGCAGCGATTTCCACCCCCGCTCTTTACGACGCCGCCACTCTCCCCATCTTCACCGGCCCCCTTATCGGCTCGGGCGGAGAGCCCCCCGCGATGCCAGTGGCCGAAGCTATCGCCCGCATTACCGCCCGCCGCTATGACAACACCCCACCACGTCCCGCGCCGCTTTACCTGCGCCCCGCCGATGCCGCACCCGCACGCGACGCTGCGCCGGTGCTGCTGCCGTGA
- a CDS encoding GNAT family N-acetyltransferase, whose protein sequence is MTAAELAALHAAAFTQDRPWQEAEFASLLDSPFVQLFTRPGGFALTRTIAGESELLTLAVAPAHQRQGLGRALLRDWLAALPVDCDSAFLEVAADNYPARALYVDEGFAQIAIRRAYYARKDAVAVDACILQRRLTHGHCGDLAALTAKSG, encoded by the coding sequence GTGACAGCGGCAGAGCTTGCCGCCCTTCATGCCGCCGCCTTTACCCAAGACAGGCCGTGGCAGGAAGCGGAGTTCGCCAGCTTGCTCGACAGCCCCTTCGTGCAGCTTTTTACCCGCCCCGGTGGCTTTGCCCTGACCCGGACCATCGCGGGCGAATCCGAACTGTTGACCCTTGCCGTCGCCCCCGCTCACCAGCGCCAAGGCCTTGGCCGTGCCCTGCTGCGCGATTGGCTGGCCGCCCTGCCCGTGGATTGCGACAGCGCCTTTCTTGAGGTCGCCGCCGACAATTACCCGGCCCGCGCGCTTTACGTGGATGAAGGCTTTGCCCAAATCGCCATCCGCCGTGCCTATTATGCGCGCAAGGATGCGGTGGCGGTTGATGCATGCATTCTGCAACGCAGGTTGACCCATGGTCACTGTGGCGATCTCGCAGCGTTGACCGCAAAAAGCGGTTGA
- a CDS encoding BMP family protein produces MTLMTKFLGAAAGMALTSGAALAEPALIFDLGGKFDKSFNEAAFNGATRWAEETGGKFAEIEMQSEAQREQALRRFAESGANPIITMGFAMADPLSTVAPDYPDTKFAVVDVNWLDLPNVRQVSFAEHEGSYLVGVMAAMASKSGTVGFVGGMDVPLIRHFGCGYAQGVMATNPDAKIVANMTGTTPAAWNDPVKGSEITKAQINQGADVVYAAAGGTGVGVLQTAADEGILSIGVDSNQNHLHPGKVLTSMLKRVDVAVYDAMMAGEDLEVGEVVTLGLAEEGVGVAMDEHNADLVTEEMKAAVEEARQKIIDGEIKVVSYYENDSCPALDF; encoded by the coding sequence ATGACCCTCATGACGAAATTCCTCGGCGCAGCCGCAGGCATGGCCCTGACATCGGGCGCCGCGCTGGCCGAACCCGCGCTGATCTTTGACCTTGGCGGCAAATTCGACAAAAGCTTCAACGAGGCAGCCTTCAACGGCGCGACCCGCTGGGCCGAAGAAACCGGCGGCAAGTTCGCCGAGATCGAAATGCAGTCCGAAGCACAGCGAGAGCAAGCCCTGCGCCGCTTTGCCGAGTCCGGGGCCAACCCGATCATCACCATGGGTTTCGCCATGGCCGATCCGCTCTCCACAGTCGCGCCTGACTACCCAGACACGAAATTCGCCGTGGTTGACGTCAACTGGCTCGACCTGCCCAACGTCCGTCAGGTCAGCTTTGCCGAGCATGAAGGCTCCTACCTCGTCGGCGTCATGGCCGCGATGGCCTCCAAATCCGGCACCGTTGGATTTGTCGGTGGCATGGACGTGCCGCTGATCCGTCACTTCGGCTGTGGCTATGCCCAAGGCGTCATGGCCACCAACCCCGACGCCAAGATCGTCGCCAACATGACCGGCACCACCCCGGCAGCCTGGAACGACCCGGTCAAGGGCTCCGAGATCACCAAGGCACAGATCAACCAAGGCGCTGACGTGGTTTATGCCGCGGCGGGCGGCACTGGCGTTGGCGTGCTGCAAACAGCCGCCGACGAGGGCATCCTGTCGATCGGCGTGGACAGCAACCAAAACCACCTGCACCCGGGCAAAGTCCTGACCTCGATGCTGAAACGCGTCGATGTCGCCGTCTATGACGCGATGATGGCGGGCGAAGACCTCGAAGTTGGCGAAGTCGTTACCCTCGGCCTTGCCGAAGAAGGTGTCGGCGTCGCCATGGACGAGCATAACGCCGATCTCGTCACCGAAGAAATGAAGGCCGCAGTCGAAGAAGCGCGCCAGAAGATCATCGACGGCGAAATCAAAGTGGTCTCCTACTACGAGAACGACAGCTGCCCGGCGCTGGACTTCTGA